A single region of the Triticum dicoccoides isolate Atlit2015 ecotype Zavitan chromosome 2B, WEW_v2.0, whole genome shotgun sequence genome encodes:
- the LOC119366802 gene encoding O-acyltransferase WSD1-like, producing the protein MDPGSGSPWASAQRNRLLPIRLSREPANTEWTPPAGSPAEEPVSPTARAMEDIGIYIVVTVGLDTPINLTTFRAGIEAMLARCPRYGCIHVADGLNNGEARWARTTVNVQDHMIVPRLDRATDPDKAVEDYVASLSTLPMVRSRPPWEFHFLDFPTSEAASTVAIRVHHAYGDGMSTMALLMMSTRSAITDTKSHPAAPPHRRPTRTSAIYAPQRPPLSAGALAFVAWVWSYLVLAWNTAADIAYFAATIMFLSDPRTLFKHADDGFHAKRFVHRSLSLDDVKFLKNSMNCTVNDVLVALTSAALSRYYFRKSGDTNTRKICVRSLLPVNTRPATSLQTYVNVIESDKRNEVTWGNKLGYIILPFYLARHDDPLAYIHKAKKVLDRKKRSLEVIFTYKIAEIFMNVFGAKVGTSIFRCLFARTTIVFSNMVGPTEQVELCGHPVAFIAPSVYGIPEALIIHYQSYRSTIKIILSVDEDMFPDYHQLLDDFDETLAAMMNAASRPLTLTKDD; encoded by the exons ATGGACCCTGGCAGTGGTAGTCCTTGGGCATCAGCTCAAAGAAACCGACTGCTCCCGATCCGCTTGTCAAGAGAACCTGCCAACACTGAGTGGACGCCGCCCGCCGGTTCTCCGGCGGAGGAGCCGGTGAGCCCTACAGCAAGAGCCATGGAAGATATAGGTATTTATATCGTCGTCACGGTCGGCCTCGACACGCCGATAAACCTGACCACCTTCCGAGCCGGCATCGAAGCTATGCTTGCCCGATGCCCGCGCTATGGATGCATTCAT GTGGCGGATGGGCTAAACAATGGCGAGGCGCGATGGGCGCGCACTACTGTGAACGTCCAAGATCACATGATCGTGCCGAGGCTGGACCGCGCGACCGACCCAGACAAGGCCGTGGAGGACTACGTCGCCTCGCTGTCCACGCTCCCCATGGTCCGCTCCCGCCCGCCATGGGAGTTCCACTTCCTCGACTTCCCGACCTCCGAGGCGGCCTCCACGGTGGCGATCCGCGTGCACCACGCCTACGGCGATGGTATGTCCACCATGGCGCTTCTCATGATGTCCACGCGCAGCGCCATCACCGACACCAAAAGTCATCCAGCCGCGCCTCCGCATCGTCGTCCTACGCGCACGAGCGCCATATATGCCCCTCAACGCCCCCCACTTTCCGCGGGCGCCCTGGCGTTCGTCGCATGGGTCTGGTCGTATCTTGTGCTGGCGTGGAACACCGCGGCAGACATTGCCTACTTCGCCGCCACGATTATGTTCTTGAGTGACCCGCGCACTCTCTTCAAGCATGCCGACGACGGGTTCCACGCCAAGCGCTTTGTCCACCGGAGTCTTAGCCTCGatgacgtcaagttcctcaagaacTCCATGAACTGT ACTGTCAATGATGTGTTGGTTGCACTGACTTCTGCTGCTCTATCACGATATTACTTCCGCAAGTCCG GTGACACTAACACTAGGAAAATCTGTGTGCGATCACTCCTTCCTGTCAACACAAGACCAGCCACTAGTCTACAG ACTTATGTTAATGTGATAGAATCTGATAAGAGGAACGAGGTGACATGGGGAAATAAATTGGGCTACATCATTCTTCCATTTTATCTAGCCAGACACGATGATCCACTTGCATACATTCACAAAGCAAAGAAGGTTCTGGATAGGAAAAAGAGGTCCTTAGAAGTGATATTCACATATAAGATTGCTGAGATCTTCATGAATGTTTTTGGTGCCAAG GTAGGAACTTCTATCTTCCGGTGTCTCTTTGCACGTACAACAATTGTTTTCTCAAACATGGTTGGACCAACCGAACAAGTAGAATTATGTGGACACCCAGTGGCTTTCATTGCACCTAGTGTCTATGGGATTCCAGAG GCTCTGATTATTCACTACCAAAGTTACAGAAGCACTATCAAGATAATTCTATCAGTAGATGAGGACATGTTTCCAGACTATCATCAACTTCTGGATGACTTTGACGAAACCCTCGCGGCCATGATGAATGCGGCTTCAAGACCTTTAACATTGACCAAGGACGACTAA